AACAAAAGGTTATATTGTCAAAATCATTGATCCAAGTGCAGAGAAATGCAAATATGCTTTAAGTGAACTTAGCAAATCAACAATATTACAATACAATCCTGTAAACAATAATTTACTTGTTACAGAAGGAATTGATGAGGCAGATATGTTTTTTGCTTTAACCAATTCTGATGAGATAAATGTTATGTCATCTATTTTAGCAAAAAAGCTTGGAGCAAAAAGATCTATAGCAACAGTCAATAATGCTGAATACCATTCTATAACCAGAGATTTAAACCTTATTGATTTATCCATATCACCTCATAATTTTTCATACACAACTATAAAAGCTTTTATGACACAAGCTGATATATTAAGAATGTATGAAATAAATGATTTAGAAAACTATATTTTAGAAGTTAAAGTTCATGGAGAAGAAAATCTCTCACCAATTATAGGAAAGAAAATCTCTGATATAAGATTCGGAGAAGATTTAGAAGTATTAGCAATAATGAGAGATAATATTCCAGTATTTAGCCCAGAGAATATTGTTCTACAAAATGAAGATAGAGTCTTAATAGAGGCTAGAAGCTCTCAAGCATTTAATTCATTAGAACGACTATTTCAGGTTATGCCATTATATATTGCTTAAGGATATTATTTAATTGATAAGGTTTTAGACATAAAGTATTATTGATTCATGTAAGGTTTTACTTTTCAATGAGTGCGGATGTCTTCAAAACTAAATTCAAATAAAGAAACCATTGGCCTTATCCTCTTAGTTCTCCTTATGACAGGAGCTATTGATAATATCAGAAATTTACCTCTTACAGCTACTTCAGGAACATATATATTTTTCTTTTTTGGAATAGCTATCATCTTATTTCTACTTCCAGTAGCTTTAGTATCAGCTGAGATGACAGCTACATATACTGGCAAAGGAGAAGAAGGAGTATATGGTTGGGTGAAAAAAGCTTTTGGTCCTAATGTGGCAATGGTTGCAATATGGTTTCAGTGGATAAATACACTAATATGGTTTCCAAGTATCTTAACATTTATCGCTGGAACTGTAGCTCTATTAGTTAATCCTTCATTAGCTCAAAATATGAAATATACAGCCGTTTTTATAACTATTACATTTTGGGTATTGACAATAATCAATTTAAAAGGTTTGAGAGTATCTGCAATATTTGCCAGTGCTTGTACTTTTTTTGGAATGATTTTACCAATGGTTTTAATAGTGTTATTTGCTCTTGCATGGCTGATACTTGGAAATCCTATATATATTCATTTTGAGCCAGGAACATTAGTTCCAAGCCTTACTTCTTCTGAGTCTTGGATGGGATTAACTGGAATTATTGCATCATTTCTAGGTCTTGAATTAGCAACTGTACATATAAGAAAAGTTAGAAATGCTAGAAAAACTTTTCCTTTAGCACTTTTAATAGCTTCCGTATTTATGGTACTTACTATGATTTTGGGGGCTTTAGCTGTATCTATGATTTTTCCTTTAGATCAAATAGATGTGGTAAATGGCGCGGTAAAATCATTTAGTATCTTTTTAGATACTTTTGGCTTAAGTAATTTCTTCTATATTTTAGTTGTTATGATTTTTATAGGCTCTTTAGGGTCTATGATAAATTGGATAATTTCTCCAGCAAGAGGTCTTTTACAAGCGGCAGATGACCACTTCCTACCAGAATGGTTAGATAAAAAAAACAAACATGATGTTCCTAGTAATATTTTAATATTACAAGCAATAATTATGACTGTCGTATGTTCTGCCATAACTCTTGTACCATCAGTTCAAGCATATTATTTTTTACTTACTGTTATTAGCACACAAATATATTCTATGATGTATATGCTAATGTTTTTCGCAGCAATGAAATTAAAACTACAATCAGATAATGAAATCATTGATGCAAACTTCAAAATACCCGGCGGTAAAGTAGGTATGTCTACCATATGTATCTTGGGAATATTAGGTACAGCTCTATGTGTAATAGTGGGCTTTGTTCCACCAGATAACATGTATGCTTCCGCAACAGAGTTTGTCCCTAAACTATTAGCTTGTTTAACTATAACAATACTGCCAGTATTATTTTTTCATTATTATAGAATTAACGCTGTTAAAAAAAATAATAATTTGTGTTAAAGTCTCTCCATTCTATATTAATAAAGGAGACTTATAATGTTCGAATCTTTATTAATATTCATAGCTTTACTTATTGGTTACTTTTTTATTCCTTTAAAAAATAAACATATTGGTTTAGTTAATAAGCTTATAGATTTACAAGTTATTCTTATAATAGCTATTATGGGTTATAACTTTAGTATTTTCACAAAAAATAATGATGTTATTTTCAAGGTTATAAACTTAAGTTTAGTTTATACAGTTATTATATTTTTAACTAATATAATAGCCCTATTTATTTTATGTAACATAAATAAAAATCTTAAACAAAAATATATAAAAAATAATGTAAGTGATAGCTCTGGATTAACTAACAGATTTATATTAATAATAAAGTCTTCAAAATATATTCTATATCTAATATTTGGATATATTTTAGGTGAAATATTTAATATAAAAATAACTAACTATTTAGATAATATAGTATTTATAATATTGATCTCCTTGATGTTTACTATCGGAGCACAGCTAAAGTTAGAAGAAATTCCTCTCTCTAGAATTATAAAAAACAAAGATGCTTTTATAATATCTATAGTAGTAATTTTAGCATCAATCTTACCAGCTTTATTTGTTCCTTTATTTTTGCCGATTTCTATAAAAGAAAGTGTAATGATAAGTTCAGGTCTTGGCTGGTACTCTTTATCAGGAGTTCTTAATTCAAACTTTATTGGAGAATATTATGGAATAGCAACTTTTCTAATTGATTTCATTAGAGAGGTTATAGCAATTGCTTTGATTCCAATAGTTAAAAAATATCTCTCTATTGAAATGGTTGGATATTCAGCAAACACAGCTATGGACTTTTCATTACCTGTAATAAAAGATACTCATGGTATGGAAATAGTCCCATTAGCAATATCTGTTGGTCTAATAATGGCACTAATGACCCCAACACTTTTAGTATTAGAAAATATGCTTCTTTAAAAGAGAAAATTAAAAGATATAAATTATTTACTACGGAATTTGATACGGCCTTTTGTTAGATCATAAGGAGTTATTTCTACAACCACTTTGTCACCTGTTAATATACGGATATAGTTTTTTCTCATCTTACCTGAGATATGAGCTGTTACAATATGCCCATTCTCAAGCTCTACTCTAAACATTGTATTTGGAAGAGCTTCTAAAACAACACCTTCCATTTCTATGCAATCTTCTTTTGCCATATTTTTATATAATACTCCTAAATAATTGAACAAGCATATTCTAAACTATTTATAACAAAACTTAAACCTTTAAAGAAATTTGCTTTTAACTTATACTAAAGAATTAGATAATCAATAAAAATGAGTAGAGAAATTGACAAACATTTTTTTATTTGATTTTTTAATATTTATAGTTTCAATTGTCGGGGGCTTTTTAGGCTCTATGGTTGGACTTGGTGGAGCAGCTATAATTACTCCTTTTTTAGTAGTATTTATGGGTGTTAATGTGCATCATGCAATGGGTGCAGCCTTATTATCTATAATATGTACATCAACAGCAAGCTCAATTGTCTCTATGAAAAGCCATGGTTTGACTAAAGAAAAATTAGGTATATTTTTAGCTTTG
This region of Francisella frigiditurris genomic DNA includes:
- a CDS encoding APC family permease, with the protein product MSSKLNSNKETIGLILLVLLMTGAIDNIRNLPLTATSGTYIFFFFGIAIILFLLPVALVSAEMTATYTGKGEEGVYGWVKKAFGPNVAMVAIWFQWINTLIWFPSILTFIAGTVALLVNPSLAQNMKYTAVFITITFWVLTIINLKGLRVSAIFASACTFFGMILPMVLIVLFALAWLILGNPIYIHFEPGTLVPSLTSSESWMGLTGIIASFLGLELATVHIRKVRNARKTFPLALLIASVFMVLTMILGALAVSMIFPLDQIDVVNGAVKSFSIFLDTFGLSNFFYILVVMIFIGSLGSMINWIISPARGLLQAADDHFLPEWLDKKNKHDVPSNILILQAIIMTVVCSAITLVPSVQAYYFLLTVISTQIYSMMYMLMFFAAMKLKLQSDNEIIDANFKIPGGKVGMSTICILGILGTALCVIVGFVPPDNMYASATEFVPKLLACLTITILPVLFFHYYRINAVKKNNNLC
- a CDS encoding lysine exporter LysO family protein, with the translated sequence MFESLLIFIALLIGYFFIPLKNKHIGLVNKLIDLQVILIIAIMGYNFSIFTKNNDVIFKVINLSLVYTVIIFLTNIIALFILCNINKNLKQKYIKNNVSDSSGLTNRFILIIKSSKYILYLIFGYILGEIFNIKITNYLDNIVFIILISLMFTIGAQLKLEEIPLSRIIKNKDAFIISIVVILASILPALFVPLFLPISIKESVMISSGLGWYSLSGVLNSNFIGEYYGIATFLIDFIREVIAIALIPIVKKYLSIEMVGYSANTAMDFSLPVIKDTHGMEIVPLAISVGLIMALMTPTLLVLENMLL
- the infA gene encoding translation initiation factor IF-1, with product MAKEDCIEMEGVVLEALPNTMFRVELENGHIVTAHISGKMRKNYIRILTGDKVVVEITPYDLTKGRIKFRSK